The Cardiocondyla obscurior isolate alpha-2009 linkage group LG22, Cobs3.1, whole genome shotgun sequence DNA window tGTTTTGAAATGTGGCAGGAGTAGAAAACAAAGATGATGATTTTTGGAAAGGCATGGAGAAGTGGGATGTGatttatatgtgtgaaacATGGCTGGAGGAAAAAAGGTGGAAGGAAATAAGATATAGATTGCCAAAGGGTTACAAATGGTTAAACAAgggggcagaaaagaaaaataagaaagggaGGGCCATGGGGGGATTGCTGATGGAATGGAAGGAGGAAttggaaggagaaagagaaatagattTGGAAGACAAAAaaggaatgataggaataaagataagatGTGGAGGAGTTTGGTGGAAAATAGCTGGGGTATATGtaaataagaagatagaagatatgatagaaaatatgaaaaactggatggatgaaaaagaagagggaATGAGATATTTGATTGGGGGGGACTTTAACGTGAGAACGGGAGATAAGGGGGGATTGTGGGATGATggaaaggaggaagaagacgaggaagaaaggaaaaggaaaacaaaggataaaaaaattactggggaaggtagaaaattttgtaaagcgcTGGAAGAAGCGGGATGGGGTATAATCAATGGATGTACAAAAGGAGATGAAGTGAGAGAGTGGATATACGTGGGGGGAAGAGGGAAAACAGTAATGGACTATGTGATTAGTAATGtggaaacaaaaagagaaataatagaaatgatGGTGGGGGAGGAAGTGGATTCAGACCACTTGCcgttaatagtgacgataaaaggggaaggaggaaagagaaaaagctgtaaatatggaaaaaaaaagagtacgaGGTTAGAATGGAATGAGGAGGAGAGGAAGATATTCAGGGAAAAGTAtgaagaaagaagggaaagggaaGACAAAAGAGAGGAAAATTGGAAAGACTTTAGTAACGacttggaaaaaataaagaaattagtaagaaaagaaagggaaaaagaggtGGGGGAAAAACCCAAAGAAAGATAGTGGGATGAGGAAtgtaaacgaaagaaatatgaaGTGAAGgaagaattgcaaaaaatgGAGGAAGGGAGAATTGAACGGggaaaactataaaaaaatgaaaggagAGTACAAGAAGCTGtgtgaggagaaaaaattgcaagaaaaggtgagatgggagaaagagatagataAAATTAGAACAGAGGAAGAAGTGTGGAAAATAGTAAacaaaggaaggaaaaaaaagaaggaaatagaagaaaaaataaagattgaagaatGGGATGAATATTTCAGAGAGATTCTAGGTggagtggaatggagagtTAGAAGGGAATTgggtaaagagagagaagaggatgTGGAAGAAGACATAGATAGAGaagaatttgagaaaataataagaaaattgaaaaaaagaaaagcagcaGGGAGTGACGGAATTGAAAATGAGATTtggaaatggggagggggAGACGTAAAAGAGAAGTTATGGGAAATGTGTAAGAAGGtatggaggggggagggaatgccggaggaatggagagaaggaGTAGTGGTCCaggtgttaaaaaaaaaaaagggagaaaaagtagaagagtataGAGGAATAACACTGACGCAGACAGCGTACAAGGTGT harbors:
- the LOC139111143 gene encoding uncharacterized protein, translating into MSDQMKENMELGREEKREEKTKKKMGRPAKVEILRRERSNSLPIMEAWKQGEKRKERQEERGEIEGLEGFRKSVKVYRSPVKTTEESGEGGVSKESFEEVIKEMRSGFARIQAQMEEEKKYEGGKAEMPAELYGNVLSLEERTRMLEMGKERQKKEWRKNNLIIRGIKIKNEDKKALKEQVGEIFEAIGVKAKIEDVNKGGFYMVWVKMENFKDKLEILKGKGKLKDRTEWIGDDLTEYERKVEWNIKREAERLKREGNQVKIGYKKIWVNKEMWLWNDLKEELRKWEGAKTFETEGNKKQQVTVDKINARVENKDDDFWKGMEKWDVIYMCETWLEEKRWKEIRYRLPKGYKWLNKGAEKKNKKGRAMGGLLMEWKEELEGEREIDLEDKKGMIGIKIRCGGVWWKIAGVYVNKKIEDMIENMKNWMDEKEEGMRYLIGGDFNVRTGDKGGLWDDGKEEEDEEERKRKTKDKKITGEGRKFCKALEEAGWGIINGCTKGDEVREWIYVGGRGKTVMDYVISNVETKREIIEMMVGEEVDSDHLPLIVTIKGEGGKRKSCKYGKKKSTRLEWNEEERKIFREKYEERREREDKREENWKDFSNDLEKIKKLVRKEREKEVGEKPKER